The Pukyongia salina genome segment CATCCAGTACCAGGTAGGGCCCATATCGAAGGAGAATCCGTTTTTCCTGAACTGTCTGGCTCTACCACCCACAGTCTGGTTTTTTTCATAAATGGTAACCGAGTTACCCCCTTTGGCAAGATATGACGCCGCGGCCAGGGATGAAAAACCAGATCCGATAATAGCGATGTTCTTCATATTTTGTTTAACAAATTTATCAATATTTTAAACAAAATATTGTTAGGCGATGTATTTTATGATTTTTTTAATGTTTCAAGTTTCGCGAGAAAATCTGTTAGTTGAGAGAAAACTGTAAAATTCTTATCCAGTTTATGTCCGTTAAGGTCCTTGGTTTTATGCCCTAGAAGCCATAGGTCGAATTTCTTTTCACCTCCAATTTTTTCGTTGAACTTTTGGGTATAATCCAAGAGACTTTGCTTATCGGGTTTAACAGTAAAGTAGGATACAAATTTTACATTCTTATGGTGTTTCACGACGTATTTTAAACTATCCAGGGAAAGATTGTTCCCCAGATAAATGGTTTTATAGCCAGCGTTTAATAATTCGTAGTTGATGTATAGGAGTCCGATCTCATGGATCTCTTTAAATGGTAAGTAAAGTGTAAAGATCACGTTGTCGTGTTTGGCTTTTTTTCGCTGAACTTTTTCTGTTTTCAGGATCACTTGCTGTTTTACCAATTCGGATATAAAATGTTCGTGTGAGGGATCGATGGTTCCGGTTTGCCAAAGGATACCAATTTCATCCAGCAACGGGAGGAATACATCGAAGAATATCCGCCGGAATGATTTTTTGGCCGAAAGCGAATCGAAGGTCGTGGTAAAAAGCCTGGCGTCGAAATCGAGCATCGCAGAGATGAATGTTTTAATGGCGAAATCCTTGGTGTTGGTGGTACCGTGATCCAATACAAGTTGGTTGATCTCTGCCTCACTTAGTTTAGCGATTTTAGAGATCTTTATTCCTTCATTATATAAAAAAGTGACATTGAGTAATTTCTTCAGGTTGTGAAGGTCGTATTCTCTGATGTTGGTGTCGGTCCGACTGGGTTGTAGTAAATTATATCGCTTTTCCCATATTCGGATGGTGTGAGCCTTCACATTGCTTAAATGCTCAAGGTCCTTGATGCTGAATTGCGTTTTTACGGTCATTCTATGAACTTATTAGGCGAAAGGTAGGAAAATATTGCAAAGGTGTTTAATATAAAATCTTAAAAAGTAAACAGCTTTTATTAAAATTTAGAGCAGATATTTTTATCAAAAGATGGTCGACAGCTCTAAGTAAGTTTGTTGCGTTGCCGGCTCGCCTCTGAAATTTGTGTTCATCACTTTACAAATTCCATAGGCTCGCCATGCCCATTACGGGCTCGTATTTAGGTAATAAAAATAGAAGTAATCCAATTTAGGAATGTATAATACCGATGGGAGTTTACTTGATTGCCGGCTCGCCTCTGAAATTTGTGTTCATCACTTTACAAATTCCATAGGCTCGCCACGCCCATTACGGGCTCGTATTTAGGTAAAAAAAATAGAAGTAATCAAATTTAGGAATGTATAATACAGATGGGAATTTTATTGATTGCCGGCTCGCCTCTGAAATTTGTGTTCATCACATTACAAATTCCATCGGCTCGCCACACCCGTTACGGGCTCGTTTTTAGGTAATAAAAATTAGAAGTAATCAAATTTAGGAAGGTATAATACAGATGGGAGTTTCATTGATTGCCGGCTCGCCTCTGAAATTTGTGTTCATCACTTTACAAATTCCATAGGCTCGCCACGCCCGTTACGGGCTCGTTTTTAGAAATAAAAAAAGTCACTCCTTTCAGAATGACTTTCAGTGCCCGAGATGGGAGTCGAACCCATACGCCCTATTGGACACATGGCCCTCAACCATGCCTGTCTACCAATTCCAGCACCCGGGCAAAAAAAAAGTTAAACCAAAGGGCTTAACTTTTTTGTGACCTGACTGGGGCTCGAACCCAGGACCACCTCCTTAAAAGGGAGGTGCTCTACCAACTGAGCTATCAGGTCGCCTTCAACGCGCTAAGCGCATTCTCCCACGCCTATAGCGTAGGAGGGTGCAAATATACTATCAATAAATTTATTTTTCAAAGCATATTAAATTAAATTTACTAATAATTTCAAGCCATCATATCGACTTCATTTTAAATCCCTTTTATTCATGAATTTAGTGCTTATTGGTTATATGGGAAGTGGGAAATCTGCGGTTGGCAGGGCACTTGCTCAAACACTGGATTTTCAATTCAACGATCTCGACCAACTCATAGAGCAAAGCGAGAGCCAGACCATAGCCGGTATTTTTCAAACCAAAGGCGAAATTTATTTCAGAAAAAAAGAAGCTGAAGCCATTCGAGATGTGCTTTCAAAGAATAAAAAAGTAGTTCTAGCCACCGGGGGTGGCACTCCCTGCTACGGAAATACTATGGATTTTCTTTTGCAACAACCCAATGTTTCCACCATCTACCTGAAAACCTCCCTTGAAGTTTTAACCGGACGATTGTTCATAGAAAAAGAATCGAGACCGTTAATTGCTCATTTGAAAAGTACCGAAGACCTGAACGATTTTATAAGAAAGCATCTTTTTGAACGTACTGCCGTATACGAACGGGCCAACGAGATAGTGATCACAGATGGCCTGGAAGTAACAGAGATAGTTCGTGAGATAATCGCCCGGTTATTCTAAAATAGCCCGGTCGTTATTCCTTTCGAAGATCACCGCGACATTTTCATTTAGAGAAGTAGATAGAGAGATCCCTTTAAAATCTGCCTTAATAGGATATTTCTTGTGATTCCTGTCTACCAGAACCGCTGTTTTAAACTGCTTTAAAGGAACTTCCAGGAAGTGTTTTACACCATATATCAACGTTGTACCACTATGCAATACGTCGTCCACAAGGATTAGTGATTTGTTGGTATAATCATCTGGATCTATAGAGGTTTTTACCGGGTTGGTAGGTTTCTGTTTGTCTATAGTTACCTTGCAAAGTATCACAGTTATAGGAGATATACGTTCAACCAGACGCTTTAATTTCTTGGCGAGCAAAAAGCCATTGCTCTCTATGCCCGCAATAACAACTTCTTTCTCGTTGATATTAGCCTCATAAACCTGATAGGCCATCCGTTTTAATTTATGGTCTATTTGTGTCTTGTCCAGGATAACAGTTTGTTCCTCCATGCAGATGTTTTTTCAAAGATACTAAACCACTTATTTTATTCGCCATCACTATCGGTAAAATCTTCAAGATCCCTGCGGTCTTTTTTAGTGGGCCTTCCAACCCCTTTTTTACGATAATAGTCCCTGGAATATTTTAATAATTCCTTGCTCTCGAATGCTTCTTTAGGAGTTGTATCCTTTCTATAGATATCCACAAGTTTAGCACCCAGTCTGCTATCAGGCAGATCTAGCACTTCAAGGGAATAATTTATCTGGTTCTTGCGTAACACGATAGTATCGCCTGGATATACCTCCCTGGACGGCTTCACGCTACTCTGGTTTACAGAAACCGCTCCTTTCTTACATGCCCTGGTTGCGTTACTCCTTGTTTTATAATAGCGGAGACACCATAAATATTTGTCGATCCTCATACGGTCCCACTTAAATCTACGTTAATAAGTAATACAAAAATAGCGGAAAATTGTATCTTGCGACTCCTAAAAAATGATGATGAAAAAATACCTTACTTTTCTTTCTCTGGCACTTTTGTTGTCTGCCTTGACCACTTCTTGTGGTAATGACGATAATCCTGAGGATAATTTTATCCCTGCCAGGGATAGAGCTGAAGAAGCCCCGCTTTCCCAGGCGATCATTGAAGAGTACCTGGATACGCACTTTTATAATTATGAGGAATTTGCCAATCCACCGGCCGATTTCGATTATCAGATAAAATTCGACACCATCGAAGGCGCCAATGCCAATAAGATCCCTCTTAGCCAGCAAGTATCTTTTAAAATGGCGAAAGACAGATTAAAAGATGGGCTGGAGTATAAATTATATTACCTAAAAGTTAGAGAGGGCGATGGAGATCGTCCCGAATTTCCTGATATCGCTACAATCACTTATGATGGTATCTTTATAAACAAAGAAGAAACAACTATCGACTACACCCGAAGATTCGATGCTTCCACTATCCCGGTTCGTTTCGATATGACGGCTATAGTAAACGGATTACAGGACGCTCTGGTAGAATTTAAAGGAGCCACCGAAATTATAACCAACCCAGATGGTTCGGTGAGTTTTGAAGGCTATGGTATAGGTGCTGTGTTCATGCCGGCAGGGCTGGGATATTATGTCGACCCGCCAGTGACTTCCTCTATTCCAACCTATGCCCAGCTCATATTCGCCTTTCATCTTTATGAGAATGAAATGGGTGACCAGGATGGGGATGGTGTTCCTTCAGTAGTTGAAGATCTTAATGGAAATAAACTGGAAGAAGACGATGATACCGATGGGGATTCGCTTCCTAATTATGCCGATGCCGACGACGACAATGACGGCAGACCAACCAGTGATGAAATAGAAATCGACGGAAATGGCAACATAACCTATCCGGATGAAGACGGAGATGGTATCCCGGATTACCTGGATGCGGATAGTTGATCAAAACATTTTATTAGAAATAAAAAAAAGCCTCACATCGCTGTGAGGCTTTTTTAATGATCTGTTTTCCCATCACAGTAGGCTTCAATGAAATCTATAAAACCATAGACGCCTGACGGGATCGGGCAAAAAAAGATCTATTTACGTGCGATCACTTTCAATGCCGCCTTAACGATCGCTTCGGCATTTAATCCGTATTTATCCATGAGTTGTTCTGGTGTACCGGATTCACCAAAGGTATCCTGTGTAGCCACGAACTCCTGAGGGGAAGGATTATTTTCCGCCATTACTCTTGCTACACTTTCTCCCAGCCCACCGTAGTAATTGTGTTCTTCGGCGGTAACTACACATCCGGTTTTGGCAACACTTTTCAAAACTGCATCTTTATCAAGGGGTTTGATCGTGTGAATATTGATCACCTCTGCAGATACACCTTGTTCATTAAGTGTCTCGGCAGCGAGTAATGCCTCCCAGACCAGGTGTCCGGTAGCTATTATAGTTACATCGCTTCCTTCCTGAAGTTGAACGGCTTTCCCAATCTCGAAAGTTTGATCTTCTGGTGTGAAATTTGCAACTTTAGGTCGACCAAATCTTAAGTATACTGGTCCGAAATGATCCGCAATTGCTATGGTGGCCGCCTTCGTTTGGTTATAATCGCAGGTATTTATCACGGTCATTCCGGGGAGCATTTTCATAAGCCCAATATCTTCAAGGATTTGGTGCGTTGCTCCATCCTCACCCAGCGTAAGTCCGGCATGCGAGGCACA includes the following:
- a CDS encoding phosphoribosyltransferase family protein — encoded protein: MEEQTVILDKTQIDHKLKRMAYQVYEANINEKEVVIAGIESNGFLLAKKLKRLVERISPITVILCKVTIDKQKPTNPVKTSIDPDDYTNKSLILVDDVLHSGTTLIYGVKHFLEVPLKQFKTAVLVDRNHKKYPIKADFKGISLSTSLNENVAVIFERNNDRAILE
- a CDS encoding RNA-binding S4 domain-containing protein, yielding MRIDKYLWCLRYYKTRSNATRACKKGAVSVNQSSVKPSREVYPGDTIVLRKNQINYSLEVLDLPDSRLGAKLVDIYRKDTTPKEAFESKELLKYSRDYYRKKGVGRPTKKDRRDLEDFTDSDGE
- a CDS encoding MerR family transcriptional regulator; amino-acid sequence: MTVKTQFSIKDLEHLSNVKAHTIRIWEKRYNLLQPSRTDTNIREYDLHNLKKLLNVTFLYNEGIKISKIAKLSEAEINQLVLDHGTTNTKDFAIKTFISAMLDFDARLFTTTFDSLSAKKSFRRIFFDVFLPLLDEIGILWQTGTIDPSHEHFISELVKQQVILKTEKVQRKKAKHDNVIFTLYLPFKEIHEIGLLYINYELLNAGYKTIYLGNNLSLDSLKYVVKHHKNVKFVSYFTVKPDKQSLLDYTQKFNEKIGGEKKFDLWLLGHKTKDLNGHKLDKNFTVFSQLTDFLAKLETLKKS
- a CDS encoding transketolase family protein, producing MKKYTDSGKKDTRSGFGAGLTELGKKNEDVVALCADLTGSLKMDEFKDNHPDRFFQVGIAEANMMGIAAGMTIGGKIPFTGTFANFSTGRVYDQIRQSIAYSHKNVKICASHAGLTLGEDGATHQILEDIGLMKMLPGMTVINTCDYNQTKAATIAIADHFGPVYLRFGRPKVANFTPEDQTFEIGKAVQLQEGSDVTIIATGHLVWEALLAAETLNEQGVSAEVINIHTIKPLDKDAVLKSVAKTGCVVTAEEHNYYGGLGESVARVMAENNPSPQEFVATQDTFGESGTPEQLMDKYGLNAEAIVKAALKVIARK
- a CDS encoding FKBP-type peptidyl-prolyl cis-trans isomerase; protein product: MKKYLTFLSLALLLSALTTSCGNDDNPEDNFIPARDRAEEAPLSQAIIEEYLDTHFYNYEEFANPPADFDYQIKFDTIEGANANKIPLSQQVSFKMAKDRLKDGLEYKLYYLKVREGDGDRPEFPDIATITYDGIFINKEETTIDYTRRFDASTIPVRFDMTAIVNGLQDALVEFKGATEIITNPDGSVSFEGYGIGAVFMPAGLGYYVDPPVTSSIPTYAQLIFAFHLYENEMGDQDGDGVPSVVEDLNGNKLEEDDDTDGDSLPNYADADDDNDGRPTSDEIEIDGNGNITYPDEDGDGIPDYLDADS
- a CDS encoding shikimate kinase, giving the protein MNLVLIGYMGSGKSAVGRALAQTLDFQFNDLDQLIEQSESQTIAGIFQTKGEIYFRKKEAEAIRDVLSKNKKVVLATGGGTPCYGNTMDFLLQQPNVSTIYLKTSLEVLTGRLFIEKESRPLIAHLKSTEDLNDFIRKHLFERTAVYERANEIVITDGLEVTEIVREIIARLF